The Niastella koreensis GR20-10 genome includes a window with the following:
- a CDS encoding SusC/RagA family TonB-linked outer membrane protein, producing MRKKRLHYLIVARLLLWQLALIIACSNTVQANAQNILEKKINLNLEQVEVKKLLREIQHQTGVAFIYSSDIINLNKKVSCKLVNRKLAELFTTVLSPIGIYFNVIDEKQILLYNAPAGQKKTVELITPDNTPSPPLTVSGQVLNDKGMPLPGVSVMVRGASTGTTTDKDGRFSMTVPYAEATIVFSFIGYQSQDVTLQGRTALAVTLKEDAQNLKDVVVVGYGTQKKMTVTGAVAAISSRELQQSPTANLTNALAGRLPGLNVNQFAGGEPGVDISDIYIRGIGTYGNARPIVIVDGVERSLNYLSADEIESFTILKDASATAVFGVRGANGVVVITTKRGKASEKASLNFKISDGINTPIHFPKYLGSADYATLFNEAKINDNPGVSPSTLNLFTPEQIDNLRHAKGDNSDGLGYNIDYFDYAFKPGIQQDYSLTIQGGSNRARYFIMGNYFQQNGNYKQTVNDAYKTQAIFKRYNFRSNIDVDITNSLYASLILGARITDRNAPGTTANRVIEIANTQPPIYPIVLESNDNPGNKAYNVKFPNGMLFGTQTYRFNLLGELSKTGYLDQRDNYLDGSFIMGYKLDALTKGLKLEGMFSYDRQGGYWITRSVPTESQGYRVYPGYATFYPSDGVDVFMKAGHYAGVYSSPRRTTDNTLGNSYSRDDDVGRTYYQLRLDYVRSFGKHNVSGLVLANRSIRIKNNEVPFCYQGISGRITYNYDQRFLVEIDMGYNGSENFAPGRRYGKFPAASVGWVVTNEKFMQTTQSWLNMLKLRGSYGLVGNDQASANPSDNRFGYLQFYNNSGDAYNFGTQNNNNPGGIRPGRLANPALTWEKARKINAGVDMEFMNRRLTVTVDLFHEHRYDIITDLSGADKQGFPSLVGTSAPLLNAGIVNNKGIDFEVTWSDKIGNYFTYTVRPNFSYARNKIIYQREVVRIYPWQYRTGLPVGQPFVYIFNGLINSQKEADELNQMNNGTGFQKWGTVLPGDVKYVDIDGDGQITDLNDRIAKGYPRVPEIQYGIPISCRYKSFDLSILLQGATHTSLLLGGPATYDFPVYQNDEVGKVKPMHLQRWTPATAATATYPALHYGKYDNNKQYNSSLFLYNAKYLRLKNFEVGYYLPAKWMKRAGLQRTRLYVQGMNMITFDKLKTVDVDPETNDANGNWYPIMKVINFGIDITL from the coding sequence ATGAGAAAAAAACGATTGCATTACCTGATCGTTGCCCGGCTCCTATTGTGGCAACTGGCGCTTATCATTGCCTGCAGCAATACTGTGCAGGCCAATGCACAAAACATCCTGGAGAAAAAGATCAACCTGAACCTGGAACAGGTAGAAGTAAAAAAACTCCTGCGGGAAATTCAACACCAAACGGGCGTGGCCTTTATTTACAGCAGCGATATCATTAACCTGAACAAAAAAGTTTCCTGCAAACTGGTCAACAGGAAACTCGCCGAACTGTTCACCACGGTACTGTCACCCATTGGCATTTACTTCAACGTTATTGACGAAAAACAGATCTTACTCTACAACGCGCCTGCAGGTCAAAAAAAAACAGTTGAGCTGATTACACCCGATAATACACCTTCCCCGCCACTAACGGTCAGCGGCCAGGTGCTAAACGATAAAGGAATGCCATTGCCCGGCGTATCGGTAATGGTGCGCGGGGCCTCTACAGGCACTACAACGGATAAGGACGGGCGCTTTTCCATGACGGTGCCTTATGCGGAAGCAACCATCGTATTTTCCTTTATTGGTTACCAGTCGCAGGATGTTACCCTGCAGGGCCGCACTGCGCTGGCCGTTACCTTAAAAGAAGATGCGCAAAACCTGAAAGATGTAGTAGTGGTTGGTTATGGTACGCAAAAGAAAATGACCGTAACCGGCGCGGTGGCGGCCATTTCATCCCGGGAACTGCAACAAAGCCCCACAGCCAATTTAACCAATGCCCTTGCCGGCCGGCTGCCCGGCCTGAATGTAAACCAGTTTGCCGGCGGTGAACCGGGAGTAGACATCAGCGATATTTACATTCGCGGCATTGGCACCTATGGCAATGCCCGGCCCATTGTGATCGTGGACGGGGTAGAACGCTCCTTAAACTATTTAAGCGCCGATGAAATTGAAAGTTTCACCATTCTCAAAGACGCCTCGGCAACCGCCGTATTTGGGGTACGCGGCGCTAATGGCGTGGTGGTAATTACTACCAAACGCGGGAAAGCTTCTGAAAAAGCTTCGCTTAATTTCAAGATCTCCGATGGCATCAATACCCCTATTCATTTTCCCAAATACCTTGGTTCTGCCGATTATGCCACTTTATTCAATGAGGCCAAAATAAATGACAATCCCGGCGTATCGCCTTCCACCCTGAACCTGTTCACTCCTGAGCAAATTGATAATCTGCGCCACGCCAAAGGCGACAATTCCGACGGTTTGGGTTACAATATCGATTATTTCGATTATGCCTTTAAACCCGGCATTCAACAGGATTACAGCTTAACCATCCAGGGCGGCAGCAACCGGGCCCGGTATTTTATCATGGGCAATTATTTTCAACAGAACGGGAACTATAAACAAACCGTGAACGATGCCTATAAAACACAGGCCATTTTTAAACGGTATAATTTCAGGTCGAATATCGATGTAGACATCACCAACTCCCTGTATGCTTCGTTGATCCTGGGCGCCCGCATCACCGACCGGAACGCACCCGGCACTACCGCCAACCGGGTTATTGAAATTGCCAATACCCAACCGCCTATTTATCCAATCGTATTGGAAAGCAACGACAATCCCGGCAATAAAGCCTATAACGTCAAATTTCCCAACGGCATGTTATTCGGCACCCAAACCTATCGTTTTAATTTGCTGGGTGAATTGTCAAAAACCGGTTATCTCGATCAGCGCGACAACTACCTCGACGGTTCCTTTATTATGGGTTATAAACTGGATGCGCTCACAAAGGGATTGAAGCTGGAAGGCATGTTTTCGTACGACCGCCAGGGTGGTTACTGGATCACCCGGTCGGTACCTACAGAATCGCAGGGTTACCGGGTTTATCCCGGCTATGCTACTTTTTATCCCAGCGATGGCGTTGATGTGTTCATGAAAGCCGGTCATTATGCCGGGGTGTACAGCAGTCCGCGCCGCACTACCGACAATACGCTGGGGAATAGCTATTCCCGCGATGATGATGTGGGCCGTACTTATTATCAGCTCAGACTTGACTATGTAAGATCATTCGGCAAACACAATGTATCGGGTCTGGTGCTGGCCAACCGCTCTATCAGAATAAAAAATAATGAAGTGCCATTCTGTTACCAGGGCATCTCCGGCCGGATTACCTATAATTACGACCAGCGTTTCCTGGTTGAAATCGACATGGGTTATAATGGCTCGGAGAACTTCGCCCCGGGCCGTCGCTATGGTAAATTCCCCGCCGCTTCCGTGGGCTGGGTAGTGACCAATGAAAAATTCATGCAGACAACCCAGAGTTGGTTGAATATGTTGAAGCTGAGAGGTTCCTATGGGTTGGTAGGCAACGACCAGGCAAGCGCCAACCCCAGCGATAACCGGTTTGGTTACCTGCAGTTCTATAACAATTCAGGCGATGCCTATAATTTCGGCACCCAAAACAACAACAATCCCGGCGGCATCCGCCCGGGCCGTTTAGCCAACCCGGCGCTAACCTGGGAAAAAGCGCGCAAGATCAATGCAGGCGTCGATATGGAATTTATGAACCGCCGGCTTACGGTTACGGTTGACCTGTTTCATGAACACCGGTATGATATCATTACCGATCTCAGTGGGGCCGACAAACAGGGCTTTCCTTCACTCGTAGGCACCAGTGCGCCCTTGCTCAATGCCGGCATTGTAAACAACAAGGGAATTGATTTTGAAGTAACCTGGAGCGATAAAATAGGCAACTATTTTACCTACACCGTACGGCCAAACTTCTCCTATGCCCGCAATAAGATCATTTACCAGCGCGAGGTGGTACGGATCTATCCCTGGCAATACCGCACCGGCCTGCCGGTTGGACAACCGTTCGTATACATCTTTAATGGACTTATCAATAGTCAGAAAGAAGCAGACGAGCTGAATCAAATGAATAATGGTACCGGGTTTCAGAAGTGGGGAACCGTATTACCCGGTGATGTAAAATATGTTGACATCGATGGCGATGGCCAGATCACCGATCTGAACGACCGGATCGCAAAAGGCTATCCGCGGGTACCAGAGATCCAGTATGGCATTCCCATCAGCTGCCGGTATAAATCTTTTGACCTCAGCATCCTGCTGCAGGGCGCTACCCATACTTCTTTATTACTCGGCGGGCCGGCCACCTATGATTTTCCGGTTTACCAGAACGATGAGGTTGGAAAGGTAAAACCCATGCACCTGCAGCGCTGGACACCGGCAACAGCCGCAACGGCTACCTATCCCGCCCTGCATTACGGCAAATACGATAATAACAAACAATATAACAGCAGTCTTTTCTTATACAACGCAAAATACCTGCGGTTAAAAAACTTTGAAGTTGGTTATTACCTGCCCGCCAAATGGATGAAGCGTGCCGGTCTGCAACGGACCCGGCTATATGTTCAGGGTATGAATATGATCACCTTCGACAAACTCAAAACAGTGGATGTTGATCCTGAAACCAACGATGCTAATGGCAACTGGTATCCGATTATGAAAGTGATAAATTTTGGGATAGATATTACCCTGTAG
- a CDS encoding helix-turn-helix domain-containing protein, whose amino-acid sequence MNYRIILPPENLKPFVRYFWVLENNGATDSTVTFSPLADGCPGIMYQQPDKGTFFLEEDNKKLASIFLYGQTIQPAKMVLTGKVSTVGICLQPHALQSVFGIDAHELTGSCVDLGLVQHKKEKVLQDELLTATGIEEQINLISASLLKAAEQHPEKRDSITCFAISEIARGKGEVSFAELQKQLQLSERTLERRFKQSIGISAKLFSRICRFQESLNQLRKNNYDKLSDIAYENGYADQSHFIRSFKEFTGVSPFDYHKQLKEVAENFPAHNKE is encoded by the coding sequence ATGAACTATCGTATTATTCTTCCTCCCGAAAATTTAAAGCCCTTCGTCAGGTACTTCTGGGTACTGGAGAATAATGGTGCTACCGATTCCACTGTAACATTTAGTCCGCTCGCAGATGGATGCCCTGGCATTATGTACCAGCAGCCAGATAAAGGCACTTTCTTCCTGGAAGAAGACAACAAAAAATTAGCCAGCATTTTCCTGTACGGACAAACCATTCAACCGGCCAAAATGGTGCTGACCGGCAAAGTGAGTACAGTGGGCATTTGTTTGCAACCACATGCCCTGCAATCGGTATTCGGCATCGATGCGCATGAATTGACAGGCTCCTGTGTTGACCTGGGATTGGTGCAACATAAAAAAGAAAAGGTATTGCAGGATGAGCTGCTGACGGCCACCGGCATTGAAGAACAGATCAACCTGATCTCGGCCAGCCTGTTGAAAGCTGCTGAACAGCACCCTGAAAAGCGGGACTCCATTACCTGTTTCGCCATTTCGGAGATCGCGCGTGGCAAAGGAGAAGTTTCTTTTGCCGAACTTCAAAAACAGTTGCAATTGTCTGAACGTACCCTGGAAAGACGGTTCAAACAATCCATCGGCATTTCTGCCAAACTGTTTTCGCGCATTTGTCGTTTCCAGGAATCGCTGAACCAGCTGCGTAAAAATAACTACGATAAATTATCTGATATCGCTTACGAGAACGGTTATGCCGATCAATCGCATTTTATTCGCTCTTTTAAAGAATTTACCGGAGTTTCGCCATTCGATTATCATAAGCAACTGAAAGAAGTGGCAGAGAATTTCCCTGCTCATAATAAGGAATAA
- a CDS encoding DUF1772 domain-containing protein, giving the protein MTFANITLLATAFTTALIAGLFYSWSCSVIPGLGKVTDANYLSAMQSINREILNPVFFMSFIGTLFLLPLCTWLQYNSSAPLRFYLLLGATIAYGAGTFGVTIFGNVPLNNMLDACQLKSASAETLSQYRTQFENPWNQLHAVRTIANVIALILVLLACIIKQDATKIE; this is encoded by the coding sequence ATGACTTTCGCAAACATCACTTTATTGGCCACTGCTTTTACAACAGCGCTTATTGCCGGTCTCTTTTATTCCTGGTCCTGTTCGGTAATTCCGGGGCTGGGTAAGGTCACTGATGCCAATTACCTTTCGGCCATGCAATCGATCAACCGGGAGATCTTAAACCCGGTTTTCTTTATGAGCTTTATAGGTACGTTGTTTTTGTTGCCGCTTTGTACCTGGCTGCAGTACAATTCTTCAGCGCCACTTCGTTTTTATTTATTACTGGGCGCTACCATTGCGTATGGCGCAGGAACGTTTGGCGTAACCATCTTCGGGAATGTTCCTTTGAATAATATGCTGGATGCCTGTCAACTGAAATCTGCTTCCGCTGAAACGTTGAGTCAGTACCGGACACAGTTTGAAAACCCCTGGAACCAGTTGCATGCTGTTAGAACAATTGCGAATGTGATTGCTTTGATCCTGGTATTGCTGGCCTGTATTATTAAGCAGGATGCTACTAAAATAGAATAA
- a CDS encoding RagB/SusD family nutrient uptake outer membrane protein: MNTRIITPYIIILGLLFTACKKDFLDRKPDDQMTEQQVFADYEKVNKLITDLYGDLHSRSRGLAFLADFSLSAITDECRGSTVENGQSRTFNTGGWNPYDQPGNGYKWADIYSTIRIANLILTGIRKYSTPDNPLNTGDLNIRIGETFFMRAYYHYLAARLYGEIPYIDHLVDPNADLAIPQETFHSLADKICADCDSAIALLPINQTDPQFARAEKGTALALKAIVRWMAATPLYNGGALPNDTRIGASSYGTRNNQRWEAARDAAKAVLDLKSENGQPRYSLYTNYGPNDFVSGSNNKVYTRLFQLYYDFNAFKTEAIFMNMNDKYEAWQGDNYPPSEGGGSRQQPVQEQVDEYEYIAPDGYGYPVYDARAVSDGYDDANPYEGIQRDPRFYRDVIYDGATFRNSVKNTATGSDKIGATNSTTTGYFLRKFYREDYRPGNGVGFQIHFPLIRLPEIMLIYAEALNETGGSADDIINLLNTIRQRSFMAPVPPTIKGDKVKMNEYIQRERRVELFYENKRWFTSRLYLEPSSATQLAREQAWQAAGGDNDTRSQKYWPYPKCQRMVNGMKPVEDPNGKINIAGKKYSMQRFYVAAWVFVSPTHFFFPIMQDELTKDPALKQAPGW; this comes from the coding sequence ATGAACACCAGAATCATAACTCCATATATAATAATACTTGGATTGCTGTTTACAGCATGCAAGAAAGATTTTCTCGATCGCAAACCTGATGACCAGATGACCGAGCAACAGGTTTTTGCCGATTATGAAAAAGTAAACAAACTGATCACCGACCTGTACGGCGACCTGCACTCCCGGTCGCGGGGCCTGGCGTTCCTGGCGGATTTTTCGCTGAGCGCCATTACGGATGAATGCCGCGGATCAACCGTGGAGAACGGGCAATCGCGCACATTCAATACCGGCGGGTGGAACCCTTATGATCAACCGGGAAATGGTTATAAATGGGCTGATATTTATTCCACCATCCGGATCGCCAACCTGATCTTAACCGGAATAAGAAAATACAGTACGCCGGATAACCCGCTTAATACGGGTGACCTGAACATCCGGATAGGTGAAACCTTTTTCATGCGGGCCTACTACCATTATCTGGCAGCCCGTTTGTATGGCGAGATCCCCTATATAGACCACCTGGTTGATCCAAACGCCGATCTGGCCATACCGCAGGAAACGTTTCACAGCCTGGCAGATAAGATCTGCGCCGATTGCGATTCGGCCATAGCCTTGTTACCAATAAACCAAACCGACCCGCAATTTGCCCGGGCTGAAAAGGGCACTGCCCTTGCGTTAAAAGCCATCGTACGCTGGATGGCCGCTACCCCACTCTATAATGGCGGCGCATTGCCCAATGATACCCGCATTGGCGCCAGCAGTTACGGCACCCGGAATAACCAACGTTGGGAAGCAGCACGCGATGCTGCGAAAGCGGTGCTTGACCTGAAATCAGAAAACGGGCAGCCGCGTTACAGCCTGTATACGAATTATGGGCCCAACGATTTTGTTTCGGGCAGCAACAACAAAGTATATACCCGGTTATTTCAGCTATACTATGATTTCAATGCGTTTAAAACGGAAGCCATTTTCATGAACATGAACGATAAATACGAAGCCTGGCAGGGTGATAATTATCCTCCGTCAGAAGGCGGTGGCTCGCGTCAGCAACCCGTACAGGAACAGGTTGACGAATATGAATACATTGCCCCTGATGGTTATGGTTATCCCGTTTACGATGCCCGGGCCGTGAGTGATGGCTACGACGATGCCAACCCCTACGAAGGCATTCAACGCGATCCCCGGTTTTACCGCGATGTTATATATGATGGCGCCACCTTTCGCAATTCGGTAAAGAATACGGCCACCGGTTCCGACAAAATAGGCGCTACCAATTCCACCACCACCGGTTATTTTCTACGAAAATTTTACCGGGAAGATTACCGGCCCGGCAATGGCGTTGGCTTTCAGATCCACTTTCCGCTTATCCGGTTACCAGAGATCATGCTTATTTATGCAGAAGCATTGAATGAAACCGGCGGTTCTGCCGACGACATCATCAACCTGCTCAATACCATCAGGCAGCGATCATTTATGGCGCCGGTTCCACCCACCATAAAAGGCGATAAAGTAAAAATGAATGAATACATTCAGCGGGAACGCCGGGTTGAATTATTTTATGAGAACAAACGCTGGTTCACGTCCCGTTTATACCTGGAACCCAGCAGCGCCACCCAACTGGCGCGGGAACAGGCCTGGCAGGCAGCTGGTGGCGATAACGATACCCGCTCCCAAAAATACTGGCCCTATCCTAAATGCCAGCGCATGGTGAATGGCATGAAACCGGTTGAAGATCCCAATGGAAAAATAAATATCGCCGGGAAGAAATACAGTATGCAACGCTTTTATGTAGCCGCCTGGGTGTTTGTGTCGCCCACGCATTTCTTCTTTCCCATTATGCAGGATGAACTTACAAAAGACCCAGCATTAAAACAGGCTCCCGGCTGGTAA
- a CDS encoding FecR family protein, whose product MSQTNFDRLLQKYLAGECTDEEEKLVLAWYERMVHNSDLHLSDADKSLIEARMWQAIHTNLQPLPEEAASTKTRPLAARTWFKVSAAATIAGLITTVVLLYRHQSGYNQSLAAIPGKAGYDSVVNTTATDRRMQLADGTRITMQPGAIVYYPPAFTRNTREVILTGSAFFNVYHNPAKHFKVHLNNGLTTEVLGTSFHITQQTGRNTEVAVVTGKVWVYRQPEHQEHTALDSAAGILLTRNKKVTYNAASDVLITGIVDDPKPLPKTTPSPGANVHTAGPSLNFEEALLHEVLQSLSEVYGIEIKPETEQLGKRHFTGDISKYSLFSQLDYICKTTQTSYEITGSQIIIKDTRTGNP is encoded by the coding sequence TTGAGCCAGACGAACTTTGATCGCTTATTACAAAAGTATCTTGCAGGCGAATGCACTGACGAAGAAGAAAAGCTGGTGCTTGCGTGGTACGAAAGAATGGTGCATAACAGTGACCTGCATTTGTCTGATGCCGACAAATCGTTGATAGAAGCCAGGATGTGGCAGGCCATTCATACTAACCTGCAGCCATTGCCGGAAGAGGCAGCATCAACGAAAACAAGACCGCTTGCGGCACGCACCTGGTTTAAGGTAAGCGCAGCCGCAACTATAGCGGGATTAATAACCACCGTTGTTTTGTTGTACCGGCATCAATCAGGTTACAACCAGTCCCTGGCGGCAATACCCGGCAAAGCCGGCTACGACAGCGTGGTGAATACAACCGCTACCGATCGCAGGATGCAACTGGCAGATGGCACCCGGATCACGATGCAACCCGGCGCAATCGTGTACTATCCCCCGGCTTTTACCCGCAATACCCGGGAAGTAATCTTAACAGGCAGTGCATTTTTTAACGTATATCATAACCCGGCGAAACACTTTAAAGTGCATTTAAACAATGGGTTGACAACGGAGGTACTGGGAACCAGTTTTCATATCACGCAGCAAACAGGCAGGAATACAGAAGTAGCGGTGGTAACCGGAAAAGTGTGGGTATACCGGCAGCCTGAACACCAGGAGCATACTGCGCTGGACAGTGCCGCTGGCATCCTGCTGACGCGTAATAAAAAAGTAACTTATAATGCCGCTTCAGACGTGCTGATCACCGGCATTGTTGACGATCCGAAACCCCTGCCCAAAACAACCCCGTCACCTGGCGCCAACGTTCATACCGCCGGGCCTTCGCTCAATTTTGAAGAAGCCCTGTTACACGAGGTATTACAATCATTGAGCGAGGTGTATGGCATAGAGATTAAACCCGAAACCGAGCAACTGGGTAAGCGCCACTTTACCGGCGACATTTCAAAGTATAGCCTTTTTTCGCAGCTGGATTATATCTGTAAAACAACACAAACTTCTTACGAGATAACCGGCTCGCAAATAATCATAAAAGATACCAGAACTGGCAATCCATAA